The following are from one region of the Endozoicomonas sp. 4G genome:
- the sctE gene encoding type III secretion system translocon subunit SctE yields MKHQEGQATDKSGKSPKTLGEVVQEHRNLPIRKQTDHLQAKRTELEKMGFSKSQIDGMLSVADPNDSKNTLAPMHSASARFQDMDARGGDPKLNTLFDTFEDVMVRFSAIREIPDDLKAELTKDLDTFTKAAFNAEKPLDIDSATTMLVQIQSKLQNERLRFDQESIKIGQVAAGQRSNNIIDKIRESIAKVEESKKSQMVGKVFNYIGLFFMVVASIAVAAAGLLTGGALSIVAASLMVAATGLMITMTVSSETDNFMMKIFDGLASDEEGEKGAKIGATVFWATIMIALTAGAAVAGGAIGAGGTAASTASSSAATGSSTGATVTATGANTAAASSAAVAKNVAILNRVGQTAQWIGGAGQIASGGADIGTSVYKYQADQFKAEALDEKAEMVRIQKAIDDAMEGLEKAIEELQNGYSTAASIIKANHETKTTLARNLRA; encoded by the coding sequence TTGAAGCATCAGGAAGGGCAGGCAACAGACAAGTCGGGAAAAAGCCCCAAAACGCTTGGTGAGGTGGTTCAGGAACACAGGAACCTTCCCATCAGAAAGCAGACAGACCATCTTCAGGCTAAGCGTACTGAACTTGAAAAGATGGGCTTTAGTAAATCCCAAATTGATGGGATGTTGTCTGTAGCTGATCCCAATGATTCGAAAAACACTCTTGCCCCGATGCATTCTGCTTCTGCCCGATTCCAGGACATGGACGCCCGGGGGGGCGATCCCAAGCTGAATACACTGTTTGATACTTTTGAAGACGTTATGGTTCGTTTTTCTGCCATCAGAGAAATCCCGGACGATCTCAAAGCAGAGCTGACCAAGGATCTTGATACGTTCACCAAAGCTGCTTTCAATGCTGAGAAGCCTTTGGATATTGATAGTGCTACCACGATGCTGGTGCAGATTCAGTCAAAACTGCAGAACGAACGACTCCGGTTTGATCAGGAAAGTATCAAGATAGGTCAAGTCGCTGCCGGGCAGCGCAGTAACAATATCATCGATAAAATCCGTGAATCCATTGCCAAGGTCGAAGAATCGAAAAAATCCCAAATGGTAGGGAAAGTTTTCAATTATATCGGGCTGTTCTTCATGGTGGTTGCTTCCATCGCAGTGGCTGCTGCGGGACTTCTTACCGGTGGTGCGTTAAGTATTGTTGCTGCAAGTCTGATGGTTGCGGCGACAGGTCTTATGATCACCATGACGGTTTCATCAGAAACCGACAACTTCATGATGAAAATTTTTGACGGCCTTGCCAGTGACGAAGAAGGTGAGAAAGGTGCCAAAATTGGTGCCACGGTCTTTTGGGCGACGATTATGATCGCACTTACCGCAGGCGCAGCTGTCGCAGGTGGCGCTATCGGTGCAGGTGGAACCGCTGCCAGTACCGCTTCATCGAGTGCCGCAACAGGTTCTTCAACGGGGGCAACGGTGACGGCGACAGGCGCTAACACGGCGGCAGCCTCATCAGCGGCTGTAGCAAAAAATGTTGCGATCCTGAACCGAGTAGGACAAACCGCCCAGTGGATAGGGGGAGCCGGTCAGATAGCTTCCGGTGGTGCTGATATCGGAACCTCGGTTTACAAATACCAGGCAGACCAATTCAAAGCAGAAGCGCTTGATGAAAAAGCTGAAATGGTCAGGATCCAGAAGGCCATCGATGATGCTATGGAAGGTTTGGAAAAGGCTATCGAAGAACTCCAGAATGGCTACTCCACAGCCGCCAGCATCATTAAAGCAAATCATGAAACCAAGACAACACTTGCGCGCAACCTGCGTGCCTGA